The Papaver somniferum cultivar HN1 chromosome 3, ASM357369v1, whole genome shotgun sequence genome includes a region encoding these proteins:
- the LOC113359718 gene encoding basic 7S globulin-like: MNTHWTFPGRDTIKLNCDASWVSKDTNAGFGFVLRNWLEQGMGVFRTSTAEEAEALALLRTTRWAIENNLQNLVIEGDNQVTINYLQGNEASVQWQSLAILEEVKISAAKLVSFLGFEHVDRRANKAADFFFFLSVSNAQPSSSSRPGGLFFSVYRDQFTLQYVTTPLGKVPRNVVIDIGRKSSWIYSSAGCASPTISAVITAQSNDLKNGEWVSGPNVTATGISLGCEKNSSALRGLAKGVRGIVGLGRSSSSLTSQFSAAFRFPQKFAVELSSDTGGSLYFGDGPYTNQNFRQQLVYTPLLTNSFFPSDYFVDVRSIEIDGSVVAINKGLLSINKSNGVGGTKFSTLVPYTRMETSIFKAFTSTYIKAAKARGISTTAPIAPFSTCFNASTIESRPDGLVVPSISLRMPNNVNWVTNGPGTTLKFVKDNVYCLAFVDGGAKPATSIVIGGHQMQFSIIEFDNARSRLGFSPPIQV, encoded by the exons ATGAACACACATTGGACATTTCCTGGCAGAGACACCATTAAACTAAATTGTGATGCTTCTTGGGTGTCAAAAGATACTAATGCGGGTTTTGGTTTTGTGTTGCGCAATTGGCTAGAACAAGGAATGGGAGTTTTCAGAACGTCAacagcagaagaagcagaagcttTAGCTCTCCTGCGCACAACAAGATGGGCCATTGAAAACAACTTACAGAATCTGGTCATTGAAGGAGACAATCAAGTAACTATCAACTATTTACAAGGAAATGAGGCATCAGTCCAATGGCAAAGCTTAGCAATATTAGAAGAAGTAAAAATTTCAGCTGCAAAACTAGTTTCTTTTTTGGGATTTGAACATGTAGACAGGCGGGCTAACAAAGCTGCTGACTT cttcttctttctctctgtctCCAATGCTCAACCTTCTTCATCCTCCAGGCCCGGCGGGCTCTTTTTCTCTGTTTACAGGGATCAATTCACTCTCCAATATGTCACCACGCCACTAGGAAAAGTCCCTAGAAACGTAGTCATCGATATCGGTCGTAAATCCTCTTGGATCTATTCTAGTGCTGGTTGTGCATCTCCGACGATTTCAGCTGTCATAACAGCTCAATCAAACGATTTGAAAAATGGGGAATGGGTCTCAGGTCCAAATGTTACTGCTACTGGGATTTCACTCGGTTGTGAAAAGAATTCTAGTGCCTTACGAGGACTTGCCAAGGGTGTCAGAGGAATTGTCGGTCTCGGACGTTCAAGTTCTTCTTTAACTTCACAATTTTCGGCCGCATTTCGGTTCCCTCAGAAGTTTGCTGTGGAGTTATCTTCTGACACCGGAGGTTCCCTGTACTTCGGGGATGGTCCTTACACTAACCAAAACTTCAGGCAGCAATTAGTCTACACCCCACTGCTCACTAACTCTTTCTTTCCAAGTGACTATTTCGTTGATGTAAGATCAATTGAAATAGATGGTTCAGTTGTCGCAATAAACAAAGGATTATTGTCCATCAACAAGAGTAATGGAGTTGGAGGAACTAAATTCAGCACTCTAGTTCCTTACACTAGAATGGAGACATCAATATTCAAGGCCTTCACAAGTACATATATTAAGGCGGCTAAAGCCAGGGGTATTTCTACGACTGCTCCCATCGCCCCTTTCAGTACATGTTTTAATGCGTCGACGATAGAAAGCAGACCAGATGGGCTTGTTGTGCCATCGATCTCTCTTCGCATGCCTAACAATGTAAATTGGGTTACGAATGGACCAGGTACCACTTTGAAGTTTGTCAAGGATAATGTGTACTGTTTGGCATTTGTAGATGGAGGTGCAAAGCCGGCGACTTCAATTGTTATTGGTGGTCATCAGATGCAGTTTAGTATTATAGAATTCGATAATGCAAGATCAAGATTAGGGTTCAGTCCACCGATTCAAGTTTGA